ACCAGCTCCGCCGCGGCGGTGGGCGTGGGGGCGCGCAGATCGGCCGCCAGATCGGCGATGGTGAAGTCGATTTCGTGGCCGACGCCGCTGACCACCGGGATGGCGCAGTCGCAGATGGCGCGGGCCACCGCCTCATCGTTGAAGGCCCACAGGTCCTCCAGGGAGCCGCCGCCGCGCGCCAGGATCAGCACGTCCTCCTGGCGGCGGGCGCTGGCCCGGGCCAGGGCGGCGACGATGGTCGGCACCGCCTCGGCGCCCTGCACGGCCACCGGATAGACGCACACCGCCAGGCGCGGCCAGCGCCGCTGGAGGGTGGACAGGATGTCGCGCACGGCCGCGCCCGTGGGCGAGGTGATGACGCCCACCCGGCGCGGCCAGCGGGGCAGGGGGCGCTTGCGCGCCGCGTCGAAGAGCCCCTCGGCCTGCAGCTTCAGCTTCAGCGCCTCGAAGGCGCGCTGCAGGGCGCCTTCGCCGGCTTCTTCCAGGTGCTCGACAATGAGCTGGAACTCGCCCCGGCCCTCGAAGAGGCTGATCTGCACCCGCGCCAGCACGTGCATGCCGTCCTTGGGGCGGAAGCGCAGCAGCTGGTTGCGGTTGCGGAACATGGCGCAGCGCACCTGCGCCTGGCTGTCCTTGAGGGTGAAGTACCAGTGGCCGGAGGCCGGGCAGGCCAGATTGGAGATCTCCCCCTCGATCCAGATGAGCGGAAAGGCCTTTTCCAGCAGCGTGCGCGCCTCGCGGTTGAGCTGGCTGACGCTGTAGACCGGGCGCCGGTCGGCGCCCGCGGACGGGGAGGGCGGAAAAAGATCCAGCATATTCGGCAACTTGGAACTCTGCTATAATTGAGGCACGGCATCTAAAGATACCGCTTGGCTCCTGAATTGCGCAAATTTCCTTGGAGGGCGTGTCATGAGAGCGAATGTCGGCAACATCGATCGGACCATCCGGATCATCCTCGGCCTCGTCCTGCTCAGTCTGCTCTTCCTGCTGGAGGGCCCGGCCCGCTGGTGGGGGTTGCTGGGCATCGTGGTGCTGGCCACCGCCTTTACCCGCTTCTGCCCGGCCTATGCCATTCTGGGCACCGATACCTGCCACAACAAGCCGCCGGTGCCCGGGCACAA
Above is a window of Thermithiobacillus tepidarius DSM 3134 DNA encoding:
- the xseA gene encoding exodeoxyribonuclease VII large subunit, with the translated sequence MLDLFPPSPSAGADRRPVYSVSQLNREARTLLEKAFPLIWIEGEISNLACPASGHWYFTLKDSQAQVRCAMFRNRNQLLRFRPKDGMHVLARVQISLFEGRGEFQLIVEHLEEAGEGALQRAFEALKLKLQAEGLFDAARKRPLPRWPRRVGVITSPTGAAVRDILSTLQRRWPRLAVCVYPVAVQGAEAVPTIVAALARASARRQEDVLILARGGGSLEDLWAFNDEAVARAICDCAIPVVSGVGHEIDFTIADLAADLRAPTPTAAAELVSQDVAEWLPRTRELEARLALAMRRRLNDGSQRLDGLQQRLQHPGSRIRQMRQRVEELHLRLAYQMQRGLQHDKLRLQRARDNLLRCGPARQLPLLRQQLARAEHSLARLGRQTIAMHRERAHHWVRQLDLVSPLKVLDRGYAIVSDERNCIVQDSSQVSVGERIGVRLARGHLHCRVEESAAEAVPQPPEICD
- a CDS encoding YgaP family membrane protein, with the translated sequence MRANVGNIDRTIRIILGLVLLSLLFLLEGPARWWGLLGIVVLATAFTRFCPAYAILGTDTCHNKPPVPGHKHEA